TGACAGTAGAACAGCTGgacatcacaggtttatattaacacgcTCACAGCGACATGGAAGGCTTTCAAAACCTGGTGATGGAGACGTTAATGTAATATTTGAGGACTCTGGTGGAAATCATCAAAGAAGTCTACAAATCAAAAGTCCTGATTGTCACAACTGCTGAGACGAAAAGTCTATGATGATCTCAATGAAGGTTTCTTCAAAGGAGACGATGGTCCAAGTGGATATTTGGAGATCCTGGAGAACCAGGACTACCTGGTGTTCTCAAAGCCTGGAACTAGCAGCATGAGCATTCTTCCCAGGTTCTTGTCACCACGTCTTGTTTACAAAGTGCCCCTTTTCAGAGAGGAAACACTGAAACAACGTACTCAGAAGATCTACAATGTTCTTACAGCACAGAGCTCCCAAGAACACGCTCAGGCAGATATTAAAATTCAGAATGGTCTGAGGGAGGAAGAGAAGTGGCTGATCGGATCAGAGATCTCTGTACTGGTAAGGAGGGGAAGACCATGGAAGATCATCAGATTACGTTGGTGGCATGAATGGGTCCTAGCTCAGCTTGCTGTTCGGCTGGAACAAGCCAAAGAAcaggaacaaacaaaaaaatccctcAAGTAAACATACCATGCTTCAGTCATTTTCTAGTCTAGGCTAAAAGCTAAATAAGGAGCCAGAGGGCACAAGTGTCCTGGCCACAAAGGGTACTGGAAAGTGCAGATGGACATCAGAAGACAACTCAGATTCCCAGAGGAGAGGACATTGTTCTGTAATTGAAAGATGGTTTGTCAGTGTGTCAATCTttgagctctgttcatcagttcATCTGTTCATAGGGAAAAGGCCTGGCTGCAAAGGATTTCCAGGGCCATCAGGCTAGAGATTCTAAGAAGTAACAGGTCAAGCTCAGAAGAAGGTGGCTGTGGACACCACATCCCGAAGAGAGAAGAACGGTAGCAACATCAAACCGGCCGCAAGGAGGCAGAGCTGAGCAGTGACGTGACCAGCGTGGTGGAGGATGCAGTTCCACGATGAAGGTAAGAGCAttaggaatctccagtgtcaatgctagGTAGAGATCTAACAACATTTTCCAGTTTTCTTCAAAAAAACCTCAAATTTCAAACCAAAGGGTGAGAAAGAAAATCACAAAAACTGATcatggagagaaagaagagggaaAAGTGTAAGAGAAAGAACGTAGAACTCACCCGCGATGTGTGTGAGGGTACTGACATGCTCTCCCTCTTCGATCTGGATGAACGCTACTTCCTGTTTGAAGTGACCGATGCCACGGAATGGCAGCACCAGGCTCCGCCCACCCACCAGGGACGTCAGCATGGACTCCATCTCTTCTATTGCTAATGCAGCTCTGTAtaccacacacgcacaaaaaaaacacaaacacacacttagctGTTAATCCCCTGGGAAGTGTGCTGACGCAGGTGTGAAATCACTCAGAATTTatctgcgcacacacacacacacaaacctagcTGTTTTTCTCAGGAAAGTTGCTATGACGCAGGTATGAAATCACACACTCCAATacgcagtacacacacacacacacacacaaatcctctGACTTCTCAATCCGGTCATAATGTTCACCCACTAGAGCGGAAGATTATTGttatataaccacacacactcgtccagcgtgtaatataaccacacacactcgtccagcgtgtaatataaccacacacactcgtccagcgtgtaatataaccacacacactcgtccagcgtgtaatataaccacacacactcgtccagcgtgtaatataaccacacacactcgtccagcgtgtaatataaccacacacactcgtccagcgtgtaaaataaccacacacactcgtccagcgtgtaatataaccacacacactcgtccagcgtgtaatataaccacacacactcgtccagcgtgtaatataaccacacacactcgtccagcgtgtaatataaccacacacactcgtccagcgtgtaatataaccacacacactcgtccagcgtgtaatataaccacacacactcgtccagcgtgtaatataaccacacacactcgtccagcgtgtaatataaccacacacactcgtccagcgtgtaatataaccacacacactcgtccagcgtgtaatataaccacacacactcgtccagcgtgtaatataaccacacacactcgtccagcgtgtaatataaccacacacactcgtccagcgtgtaaaataaccacacacactcgtccagcgtgtaaaataaccacacacactcgtccagcgtgtaatataaccacacacactcgtccagcgtgtaatataaccacacacactcgtccagcgtgtaaaataaccacacacactcgtccagcgtgtaaaataaccacacacactcgtccagcgtgtaatataaccacacacactcgtccagcgtgtaaaataaccacacacactcgtccagcgtgtaaaataaccacacacactcgtccagcgtgtaaaataaccacacacactcgtccagcgtgtaatataaccacacacactcgtccagcgtgtaaaataaccacacacactcgtccagcgtgtaatataaccacacacactcgtccagcgtgtaaaataaccacacacactcgtccagcgtgtaaaataaccacacacactcgtccagcgtgtaaaataaccacacacactcgtccagcgtgtaatataaccacacacactcgtccagcgtgtaatataaccacacacactcgtccagcgtgtaaaataaccacacacactcgtccagcgtgtaatataaccacacacactcgtccagcgtgtaatataaccacacacactcgtccagcgtgtaaaataaccacacacactcgtccagcgtgtaatataaccacacacactcgtccagcgtgtaaaataaccacacacactcgtccagcgtgtaaaataaccacacacactcgtccagcgtgtaatataaccacacacactcgtccagcgtgtaatataaccacacacactcgtccagcgtgtaaaataaccacacacactcgtccagcgtgtaatataaccacacacactcgtccagcgtgtaatataaccacacacactcgtccagcgtgtaatataaccacacacactcgtccagcgtgtaatataaccacacacactcgtccagcgtgtaaaataaccacacacactcgtccagcgtgtaatataaccacacacactcgtccagcgtgtaatataaccacacacactcgtccagcgtgtaaaataaccacacacactcgtccagcgtgtaaaataaccacacacactcgtccagcgtgtaatataaccacacacactcgtccagcgtgtaatataaccacacacactcgtccagcgtgtaaaataaccacacacactcgtccagcgtgtaaaataaccacacacactcgtccagcgtgtaatataaccacacacactcgtccagcgtgtaatataaccacacacactcgtccagcgtgtaaaataaccacacacactcgtccagcgtgtaaaataaccacacacactcgtccagcgtgtaatataaccacacacactcgtccagcgtgtaatataaccacacacactcgtccagcgtgtaatataaccacacacactcgtccagcgtgtaaaataaccacacacactcgtccagcgtgtaatataaccacacacactcgtccagcgtgtaaaataaccacacacactcgtccagcgtgtaatataaccacacacactcgtccagcgtgtaatataaccacacacactcgtccagcgtgtaatataaccacacacactcgtccagcgtgtaaaataaccacacacactcgtccagcgtgtaatataaccacacacactcgtccagcgtgtaaaataaccacacacactcgtccagcgtgtaaaataaccacacacactcgtccagcgtgtaaaataaccacacacactcgtccagcgtgtaaaataaccacacacactcgtccagcgtgtaaaataaccacacacactcgtccagcgtgtaatataaccacacacactcgtccagcgtgtaatataaccacacacactcgtccagcgtgtaaaataaccacacacactcgtccagcgtgtaaaataaccacacacactcgtccagcgtgtaatataaccacacacactcgtccagcgtgtaatataaccacacacactcgtccagcgtgtaatataaccacacacactcgtccagcgtgtaaaataaccacacacactcgtccagcgtgtaatataaccacacacactcgtccagcgtgtaaaataaccacacacactcgtccagcgtgtaatataaccacacacactcgtccagcgtgtaatataaccacacacactcgtccagcgtgtaatataaccacacacactcgtccagcgtgtaaaataaccacacacactcgtccagcgtgtaatataaccacacacactcgtccagcgtgtaaaataaccacacacactcgtccagcgtgtaaaataaccacacacactcgtccagcgtgtaaaataaccacacacactcgtccagcgtgtaaaataaccacacacactcgtccagcgtgtaaaataaccacacacactcgtccagcgtgtaatataaccacacacactcgtccagcgtgtaatataaccacacacactcgtccagcgtgtaaaataaccacacactcgtccagcgtgtaaaataaccacacacactcgtccagcgtgtaatataaccacacacactcgtccagcgtgtaatataaccacacacactcgtccagcgtgtaaaataaccacacacactcgtccagcgtgtaaaataaccacacacactcgtccagtGTAAAAAACTAGCACAGATCCTGACTATCTTTTGAGGTATTGCTGTGGCACTACTGCAGTATTAATTTCGtcactgtaatataataatgacagagtaataatactgtaataacaCTGTATAACATTTCCTGAGGCAGATTGTTACTAACCTGAGGTACTTTCTTTAttattctgatttattattgatTCCTCCGAGGAAAGCTGAGGTAAATCTTTCATATAAACTTCTTCTTGACTAACTTTTTAACATGTGaggtattattattttcattacgATTAACTGTCTCTGAGGCAGAATAAGGGTAAATCGTTCATATTTCTGCTAATGACTAATCTTTTCTGAGGTATAACCTTCtcatctgaggtaaaagtttcGTTTTTGTCATGTGGACTAACCTtttctgaggtaattctgtagTAATGCCACTGTAATGTCTCAACAATCACAGTAATGCTAAAGTGTTGCTACTGTAATGCCAGTCTAATGCCAAGGTCATGTAGCTGTAATACCCCTGTGGTGCTGCAGTAACACTAGACTAATACCCCTATACAGTAATGCCAATTAAATGCTAAAATAATCCTGCAGTAATGTCACTCTAACGCTAAAGTAACATTACGGTAACGCCGAAGTAATATATCTGTGATATCAATGTAATGTTGTAGTAATTACAGTGGCATTACGGAAAAATTGCTTTGGCATTACTCTAACATTTTGTTGCCGTTACTACAAGGTTACTATAACATTACTCTGGCACTGGTGAAGCATTACTACAGCATTAGATTAGTATTACAAAGAAATATTCCTTCCTACTGTAGGCATTACTACAATATTACATCGGGGCCATACGCAGGTTTTTATAAATACAGAGGTTCCAAAATGGAGATTGGTTCTCCCCTGAGAAAATTTAGATTTTCCTGACCTACATTTTAAGATGTTTTGAGGCTCATAAATTGGATACCAATATAGCCAAGTGGGCAGTACTACTTGTAAGAATGCTAATCCCATCCTGGGTGCGGTGGGCAGTAGGTACTTCTCTCATCTCCATcaacatctctctttctctttctctctcagtctcctTCTTTTTCCCTTCCCAAAGCTGAGAGTTTCTCACACAGCAACCCAACAGACTTCTGTGCGTTGTGGTTTACTCGTCTGCTgatgttttaaacattttaataatacatGGAGTGCATGTTGTGTAGTTACGGTTACATACACGCGTGTAGAGACTGCCGGCGTGTATGAGGTGTACGTACGTGTCGATCTGCTCCTGAGAGGACAGGTGTGTGACGAGCAGCGTTACATGGAGTGTGCCTACAGGAATCAGAGCTCTGGAGAGACGAGGGTCTTTCTGTGACACCTCAGCCTGGActtcctccacaccctgttttatctgacacacacacacacacaagttcatAGTCATGGCATGATAGTGTAAAAGGTTCAGCATTAAGAATTCTGTGTTGAACCTTTTGGTTGGTGATCGGGATCGACACGAAGTAATTAGGACGAGGActgtctttcttcttcttcttctccttctcaccGTCCTCCTCATTTTCCGCACGTCccctctttttcctcttcccCTTCGTCTTCTCCTTCGCCTCAGGGCCAGAGACTGAAATAGAAAAACTTCCATCAGACACCAGGATTGTGCCACAGTCATATCTCCATGATTGCGTGTAAACGAGACGTCTCGTGAGATCGCCGATTTATGTGTTTGGAAATTAAAGTATTTAGCATTGATTGGCTACAAATGTTAGATGTATTGTTATTTAAATGTTGGGGAAACTcactttttagatattttctttATGTATAATTCCGTAGGTACTATTTTTTGGTATACTTGTGGTGCAAGCTTCTTTTTACTAATCACGCATTCTGTGATCCCAAGACGGAACATAAACGCAACAGAAGATAGAAGTGAGCCTCAGACTATACTGAAAGTTCTATGAtttggtttttatttgttaaaacaACATAACGTGGTGTGTACTGATCAAACCGAGAGCGCTGACTTACAGCCGAGTTCCTTCCAGACCTCAGTGCTGGTGAAGGGAAGCTCAGCCAGGAGCTTCACCGTACAGTCACGTTCCTTCACTTTCTGCTTACGTCCCCGTGGCTTCCTGAGGTTCCTCGTCACCTTCGGCGGCTTCTTCGTCGCTGAAAACCACACAGATGAAGAGTTGGTTAAAGTCCAAAACACTAAAGATGCTGTTGATTGAGAATTAAATCATCATCACTGCTGTTATTAATTAGAACACTGAGATATTTATTACTctactgacctattagttccctCAAGAACTCTTGGTTGCTATTgtggaaaggacattatcaacatttacattatttaatgtcCAGTGTcgtccaaatgaggatgaggttcccttctgagcctggttcctctcacaTCATCTTTACTCatcttcctcaccaccgtcacctcaggcttctcattagggataaatgttaaggATAAATAGTATCTAAACTTTATCATATTTTGGGGTATGTTTCTATACTTACTTCTATACTTAACAATCTCCATTGttaaaggtgctatacaaatttAACTAAATCTTTTTTAACACCCGTGATCAAGCACTCAGTGCAGGTCACACGAGACCATCGTACATCCTGCATACGTCAAGTACCTAAGAATATCTGGCGGCGGTTCATGATCACACCTGGGTTTGATTTAGTACAGGACAGAAACGAACCTGTGGTCTGTTCCATGTCTGTTGGTGAAGGTTCGAGGGCACCATCCCTTTCCATGTGGAATGAAATCCTGCTCAGTTCTGTAAGAGATTACATCACTGTGAAACATATGTCCATCACTCAACACAACCAGATTAAAGAAACAAGATACTCGCAAATCTTTCTTATCCAAAGTAAACTTCTTTTAAAATTTGAGCTCAGGATTAAAATCAGTCTTTTTATGTTTTAGTTCATCATATTAATGCATTTCTTTTTAGGACTAATCTTTTTGGgagcattttattttcaatcTAAGGTAAATCTTTCGTATTACACTTTAAGATTAACCTTTTCCCTAAAGCATTCTgaggtaaatatttttttcattttagtttcTAACAAACCTTTCCTGAGGTTACCTGAGGTCATTTTTTCATATTTGCGTTATGGACTAACATTTTCTGAGGCAGATCTTTATTAGCCTGAGGTATTTTTTCCTAttattttgctttattattaatcCGTACAAGGAAAGGTGAGGTAAATCTTTCACATATCCGTTATTTACTAAACCTTTCTGAAGCATAGCCGCCTCATTTGAGGTAAATCTTTCATATTTCTGAAGCCCAGCCGTCTCATTTGAGGTAAATCGTTCATATTTGTGTTACGGGCTAACCTTTTCGAAAGGCAAAAGTTTCTTATCCGAGGTAAACGTTTAACGTGAGGTTCTTCTAACTGACACCTTATCATCTGaggtatttttttataaaaaaaatttcattatgATTAACTGTCTCAAAATAAGGGTAAATCATTCATATTTCTGTTCATGACTAATCTTTTCTGATTCATAACAGGAAAGGTATTCTCTCATCTGAGGTAAATTTTTCATATTTGTGATGTGGACTAACCTTTTCTGGAGCAAATGTTTCTCATCTGAGGTCATTTTCAACTAATTTTGGTAATGACTAAACGTTTGAGGCAATCTTGAGCCTCTTCTGAAGTTAATCTACATTTCGGACTAAATTTTTCAGCAaggtatttttatttcatactaTTTTTGGTTTAAAATTGACCTTCTCTGGGGCACAATACAGGTAAATCATTTGTATTTCAGTTAATACTGACCTTTTCTGAGGCAAAAACTCTCTCATCTGAGGTCAATTTTCCATATTTGTCATGTGGACGAACCATTTTTCGAGGCAACCGTTCCTCATCTGAGGTCATTTCAACTCATTCTGGTAATGACTAACCTTTTGAGGTAATCTATCATAAATCCTTCAGCTTGAGGTTTATGAATAACCCTTTTTGTGAGGTAAATCTTTCTCATCTGAGGTAAATCATTCACATTTCAGTTTCTGACAAACCTTTTCGGAGGCAAATCTGTATGACCTGAGACAAATCTTTTCATATCTGAGATCTGGAGTAAGCTAGGTAAAGTAAGAGAGGTAAAATTCCATCATCTTCTGACACAAATCTTTCTAATCTGAGATAAAGATACGGTGTAAACACTTCTAATTATGATCTTAACCTGTGTCTTGAGTTTCTGACGTGTTTTGTGTCTAAACCGCTGAGCTTTCATTctaaatcatccatccatccattgtctatacccgctttattcctaattaagtcacagggatctgctggagtctatcccagcacacactgggtgaaaggcaggggtacaccctggacaggtcacctgtccatcacagggccacacatagacagacaaccacacacactcacacctatgggcaatttagaatgaccaattaacctaatgtacatgtttttggactgtgggaggaaaccggagtaaacccacacatggggagaacatgcagactccACATAGAAAGACCCGTCTgtttgaacccgggattcgaacccaggaccttcttgctgtgaggcaacagtgctgaccactaaccCCCCATTATAAACTATAACTATACTATACCTGAGATGGCTGTTAAGGTGACAGCTTTTCTCTGAGGCGTCCAGGTTACGACAGGAACAGGACGAGAGCGTTCTCTTCCCACCTGAACCCCTGCACTGCCCACTTTCACACCAAACCAGCCCGATAAGctcttatttactgacttaatAATAGATAAGTGCAGTCTGAACATCTCAAACTGCCCAGgtttatttatacacacttcATTCCTTATACTTATTTCATTTGGAGTTATTTTAgagtttaaacaaacaaacaaacaaacaaacaaaacagattatTATAAAGCTAATAATCTAACGTAGGCGATCTTCTAGACAGATTTGTGACGTCATAACTCCACTTGttgcttgtttctttttatttatttatttcgatTTAATGGCTTTGAAGTAGCATATAGATCATGATACAGACTCAAAACACCCGAACCCGTCGAATGCACGAGTCTAGTTTTAACACAAAGTGGGATTTTTGTGAATCTAGtagatttaatttaatcagATTCCCTGCTTTCCTTTAATCTACTCTTTAAGCGTTATTAATAGCGCGTGCTCGCTGTCGCCTGCCTATAAAAGCACCGCGCGCGCAAGTTGTAAACACGGACGGGAAGCCGGGAGGGACATGCGGTATTTGCGATTTTGAAAAACaaccccccccaacacacacacacacacacacacacacacacaataaactatAAACTGAATATATACTTATAATCTgtaaggtttttgttttttgtactcACAGCTACAACTAcaatgtgttaaataaataaataaataaataaaatactgttataatatatttctttttttatattatggTGGATGTACTGGCATTTTCCTGAATCATCACCCCTAATTCTTTGTATTCGATTTTCTTCCACAtgttagcttttatttattttattttattttatttttttaatgttatttatttattttttatttttttgctgttgttgttaattATTTCGGATTTTGTTTGctgagtttttctttctttctttttttctttcaagatTTGATTGAACAGCGTCCATGAGGAACTTTCTATAAGGGACAAAAAAttgaaacaaaatattttatttttaattaacaattaaattaaacaattaaacaaattacatatttttatttatttatttatttatttatttatttatttatttatttatttatttatttattattttatatatttattttatttttctttgaattaaaaattttaaatttaattctgTAAAAGAATATCATTTAATCCTTTTCAACCgatttttgttctcttttctttggtcctattattattattattattattattattattgtcattttcagTGTAAAACAGTAAACAGTCTGGTTTCTGATCCACTCTGGAGTGATTTTCACGTGagagagcaaacacacacacacacacacacacacacaaaagtagaATCTCCTGCTGTGAGTCTGGTGACTAGCtcaggtgaggtgtgtgagctCTGCTGGGAAGGAAGTGTGGAGTGTTTCCAGTTTGGGAAAGGTGGGTATTGTTTACCAAGCTCTCCGTGGTCCAGCTCGCTCTGATGTTTCCTTCACGCCTGCCTTTCGGTTGGCGTAACGTTACACCTGATGATTGGGTTGCagaagcagcaggaggaggaggaggaggaggagtggagtCTGGGTGAACAGGTGAAGTGGAGAACAGGTGTATAAGGAGACACTTCTCTGGAGCACAGGTACACCTGAGGATACACCTGAAGGCCACACCTGAGCCGTCTGGGAGCGCAGGAAGCTTTCTGCAGCTTtacggtgagtgtgtgtgaatgaggctGGGGTTGTGTTACACGTTAGACTCCGTCTGAAAGCTCGGGTAGAAAGCAGCTTTAGATTAGCGTGGAGTAATTATACCTTTAGAGTCGCAGGGGTAAAAGGTCTGGGTTTGGGCAAATATTTGAAGAGTGACTTCAGTGTGAAGCAAGGACGCTGATAAGATcaggagtttgtgtgtgactgCAGTGAGGAGCAGCAGGAAGTCCAGTTTACGgtttcatttgttcattaaatGCATTGTGTTTCAATTTATTGATAAAATCCGTTTTCTCATCAACACAGTGTTCAGGTTTTTAATGAGTATAAACACCAGGCTTCCACATGATACCATTTACATTCACAAGGAATAGATAGAAAAATGGACGGTTATTTTTAATCCGTTTATGTAGAGTGTcctctgttgctatggaaacgataatgAGTGCATCAATATAAACCTGACATGTGCAGCTGCAGGGTGAGGCGCtgtaacatcatcatcactataatctgctacacacactgagcagcgTGGAGGTGAAGAGCTACGAGGATGAAGTGATACAAGGCTGCAAGTTTCCACTGAAAGGCCAgaagctgcagagagagagagagagagagagagagagagagaagaaagaagtaGAATTAAACATGCATGAAGCTTGGAGGTGGAGCaagttaataaatgaatgagtgtgttagtgagtttgtgagtgagtgagtgagtgagtgaatgaatgaatgagtgagtgagtgagtgagtgagtgagtgagtgagtgagtgaatgaatgaatgaatgagtgagtgagtgagtgagtgagtgagtgagtgaatgaatgaatgaatgaatgaatgaatggatgggtgagtgagtgagtgagtgagtgagtgagtgagtgaatgaatgaatgaatgaatgaatgaatggatgagtgagtgagtgagtgagtgagtgagtgagtgagtgagtgaatgaatgaatgaatgaatgaatgagtgagtaatgagtgaataattaacaagagtgaatgaatgaatgaatgaatgaatgaatgagtgagtgaatgaatgaatgaatgaatgaatgagtaatgagtgaataattaacaagagtgaatgaatgaatgaatgaatgaatgaatgaatgaatgagtaaataaaggagtgagtgagtgagtaatggagaacagtttagtgtgtgtgtgtgtgtgtgttatattaattatttaattaatttattattaatgaattgtgtaatgaatttaaatagcaactaaaattgaaataaataaatatcatgtcAGCAGTTTAGTGCATCATCCAGCACCATGTGCAGGAAaaggaatcacacacacacaggtaatgtgtgtgtgtgtgtgtgtgtgtgtgttcttcttcACCAGTGTTGAACAGCTCCAGCTCAGCACACCTTCCCCTGTCCATTAATCCCGCTTCACCTCTCACCTTGTCCACAGCCGGTCAGAATCTCACAGTGTCTGGGTTCTAGTGGAACAGATCCATCTTAACGTTATAAGATCTGTTCATGTCGCGTGTTTGAGACGTTTGAGAATCAGctgaacccacacacacttttctgccGTCCCAACTTTGTTTGATTTTAAAGGCCAGATGGCGGATTTGGGATAAATCCGTTTCTCCGTAATCCTCTCCGGATCCAGAGTGAAGCGGAGAACCGGACACTCCAGCTCCAGCTCTTTATTGATCTGTCTGAAATTTTTATATTAGTCGTGTTTCTGGGGACGATTTGGCTCAGTTAAGGTAAGGAtggtgtgatagatagatagatagatagatagatagatagatagatagatagatagatagatagatagatagatagatagatagatagacatactgatagatagatagatagatagatagatagatagatagatagatagatagatagatagatagatagatagacatactgatagatagatagatagatagatagatagatagatagatagatagatagatagatagacatactgatagatagatagatagatagatagatagatagatagatagatagatagatagatagatagatagatagatagatagatagatagatagatagatagatagatagatagatagacatactgatagatagatagatagatagatagatagatagatagatagatagatagacatactgatagatagatagatagatagatagatagatagatagatagatagatagatagatagatagatagatagatagatagatagatagatagatagacatactgatagatagatagatagatagatagatagatagatagatagatagatagatagatagatagatagatagatactttattgatcccatgagggaaattcctgtatctctgtagtgtttcagatgAATCCCCTGATAGGGTTTGTGCAGAGTgtaaaagtttgtgcccccctTGGTGTTTGGGGTGAA
This DNA window, taken from Hemibagrus wyckioides isolate EC202008001 linkage group LG06, SWU_Hwy_1.0, whole genome shotgun sequence, encodes the following:
- the LOC131354772 gene encoding A-kinase anchor protein 7 isoform X2, whose amino-acid sequence is MFRLHLSIIKSVNKSLSGWFGVKVGSAGVQVGRERSRPVPVVTWTPQRKAVTLTAISELSRISFHMERDGALEPSPTDMEQTTATKKPPKVTRNLRKPRGRKQKVKERDCTVKLLAELPFTSTEVWKELGFSGPEAKEKTKGKRKKRGRAENEEDGEKEKKKKKDSPRPNYFVSIPITNQKIKQGVEEVQAEVSQKDPRLSRALIPVGTLHVTLLVTHLSSQEQIDTAALAIEEMESMLTSLVGGRSLVLPFRGIGHFKQEVAFIQIEEGEHVSTLTHIADSVRKAFEEKGIPTGDQKAFKPHLTFIKLSRAPKLRHQGVKKLDPSLYAAFEQRVFGEEKVCTMDLCSMLKKKDADGYYHREKTVTFGRVCEAQRVRRTLDSDTESVYRRAREFKTLLGRAETRALIARELGGTLAQHTPAT
- the LOC131354772 gene encoding A-kinase anchor protein 7 isoform X3 gives rise to the protein MFRLHLSIIKSVNKSLSGWFGVKVGSAGVQVGRERSRPVPVVTWTPQRKAVTLTAISELSRISFHMERDGALEPSPTDMEQTTATKKPPKVTRNLRKPRGRKQKVKERDCTVKLLAELPFTSTEVWKELGFSGPEAKEKTKGKRKKRGRAENEEDGEKEKKKKKDSPRPNYFVSIPITNQKIKQGVEEVQAEVSQKDPRLSRALIPVGTLHVTLLVTHLSSQEQIDTAALAIEEMESMLTSLVGGRSLVLPFRGIGHFKQEVAFIQIEEGEHVSTLTHIADSVRKAFEEKGIPTGDQKAFKPHLTFIKLSRAPKLRHQGVKKLDPSLYAAFEQRVFGEEKVCTMDLCSMLKKKDADGYYHREKTVTFGGKRGPELDDDELISLSKRLVEDAVSRAVQQYMEETQQNGSAPKDEAPPKTSLK
- the LOC131354772 gene encoding A-kinase anchor protein 7 isoform X1, whose protein sequence is MFRLHLSIIKSVNKSLSGWFGVKVGSAGVQVGRERSRPVPVVTWTPQRKAVTLTAISELSRISFHMERDGALEPSPTDMEQTTATKKPPKVTRNLRKPRGRKQKVKERDCTVKLLAELPFTSTEVWKELGFSGPEAKEKTKGKRKKRGRAENEEDGEKEKKKKKDSPRPNYFVSIPITNQKIKQGVEEVQAEVSQKDPRLSRALIPVGTLHVTLLVTHLSSQEQIDTAALAIEEMESMLTSLVGGRSLVLPFRGIGHFKQEVAFIQIEEGEHVSTLTHIADSVRKAFEEKGIPTGDQKAFKPHLTFIKLSRAPKLRHQGVKKLDPSLYAAFEQRVFGEEKVCTMDLCSMLKKKDADGYYHREKTVTFDLLQNTRRTSRTSGKRGPELDDDELISLSKRLVEDAVSRAVQQYMEETQQNGSAPKDEAPPKTSLK
- the LOC131354772 gene encoding A-kinase anchor protein 7 isoform X4, producing the protein MERDGALEPSPTDMEQTTATKKPPKVTRNLRKPRGRKQKVKERDCTVKLLAELPFTSTEVWKELGFSGPEAKEKTKGKRKKRGRAENEEDGEKEKKKKKDSPRPNYFVSIPITNQKIKQGVEEVQAEVSQKDPRLSRALIPVGTLHVTLLVTHLSSQEQIDTAALAIEEMESMLTSLVGGRSLVLPFRGIGHFKQEVAFIQIEEGEHVSTLTHIADSVRKAFEEKGIPTGDQKAFKPHLTFIKLSRAPKLRHQGVKKLDPSLYAAFEQRVFGEEKVCTMDLCSMLKKKDADGYYHREKTVTFDLLQNTRRTSRTSGKRGPELDDDELISLSKRLVEDAVSRAVQQYMEETQQNGSAPKDEAPPKTSLK